In one Candidatus Hydrogenedentota bacterium genomic region, the following are encoded:
- the rplJ gene encoding 50S ribosomal protein L10, whose translation MATQQKIDSIAELKERLQGHQLAVLTKYIGINAGQVSTLRKQLRDKQVEYKVYKNTLAKRALDELELSGAAKFMDGPTAWAFSNDPVAPSKILKDFAKDAPQVEMLGGILDGKVITKSQLEALASLPPREVLLAQIIGTIQAPIRNAVSAINAVPNGLVNVLDQIRKKKEEAAAA comes from the coding sequence TTGGCAACGCAACAAAAGATTGATTCCATCGCGGAGTTGAAGGAACGGTTGCAGGGCCACCAGTTGGCCGTATTGACCAAGTATATCGGCATCAACGCGGGGCAGGTATCCACCCTGCGCAAGCAACTGCGCGACAAACAGGTCGAATACAAGGTGTATAAGAACACCCTCGCGAAGCGCGCGCTCGACGAACTCGAGTTGAGCGGCGCCGCGAAGTTCATGGACGGGCCGACCGCGTGGGCATTTTCGAACGACCCTGTGGCGCCGTCGAAGATTCTGAAGGACTTCGCCAAGGATGCGCCGCAGGTCGAAATGCTCGGCGGCATTCTCGATGGCAAGGTCATCACGAAGTCTCAGCTCGAAGCGCTGGCCAGTCTGCCTCCCCGCGAGGTATTGCTGGCGCAAATCATCGGTACGATTCAGGCGCCGATCCGCAATGCGGTCAGCGCGATCAACGCCGTACCCAACGGTCTGGTCAATGTGCTCGATCAGATTCGCAAGAAGAAAGAAGAAGCCGCCGCGGCCTAG
- a CDS encoding aspartate aminotransferase family protein — protein sequence MVIEDYRDYVSPGKVRVYRRYGMTLVPDDRHGVYFHDLDGRRFMNFHCNGGVFNLGHRPEETAKALRDAMATMDIGSWCAHNAIRERFAEALAATMPAPLPRVLLCVSASDAVDASIRLAMIHTQRSKVVSAHGAYHGSSAYAIAAGDARFRDPVHGKLPGFVQVPFGDAAAMEREIDAHTAAVILETMPASFGMLIPPDDYFARIRAACDKHGAVLIIDETQTGLGRTGKLWAIKHWGVAPDALITGKGTSGGYYPIAAACFSERFDPTLDSGFFHYTESAGSDLGCSVALRVLEITNTPAFLDRVNEVADFYAQTLRELVTQFPRYLHSFRQKGLFMALVFHDEATSMSALKSLFDHGIYTVYAANDKRAIQFLPPLTITDDERVRGMRILHDALIAMRRLKYRAIRAILRVAVPRTV from the coding sequence ATGGTAATCGAAGACTACCGTGACTACGTCTCACCCGGCAAAGTGCGCGTATATCGACGCTATGGCATGACGCTAGTGCCCGATGATCGGCACGGCGTCTATTTCCATGACCTCGATGGCCGGCGCTTCATGAATTTCCACTGCAACGGCGGCGTATTCAACTTAGGTCATCGGCCTGAGGAAACGGCGAAGGCCTTGCGCGACGCGATGGCGACGATGGACATCGGGAGTTGGTGCGCGCACAACGCGATCCGCGAACGGTTCGCGGAGGCGCTGGCGGCGACAATGCCCGCGCCGTTGCCGCGCGTTCTGTTGTGCGTGAGCGCGAGCGACGCCGTGGACGCATCGATTCGCCTGGCGATGATCCATACGCAGCGGTCCAAGGTCGTTTCCGCGCATGGCGCATATCACGGATCGAGCGCATACGCGATTGCCGCGGGCGATGCGCGGTTCCGCGATCCCGTGCATGGGAAGCTGCCGGGATTCGTGCAGGTGCCGTTCGGCGACGCGGCGGCAATGGAGCGTGAGATCGACGCGCATACCGCCGCCGTCATTTTGGAGACGATGCCTGCGTCGTTCGGAATGCTGATTCCGCCGGACGATTATTTCGCGCGCATCCGCGCGGCGTGCGACAAACACGGCGCCGTGTTGATCATCGATGAAACGCAGACGGGCCTCGGCCGTACCGGAAAACTCTGGGCGATCAAGCATTGGGGCGTCGCACCGGACGCACTCATCACGGGCAAGGGCACGAGCGGCGGTTACTATCCGATTGCCGCGGCGTGTTTCTCGGAGCGTTTCGATCCCACACTCGATAGCGGCTTTTTCCATTACACCGAGTCGGCGGGCAGCGATCTCGGCTGCAGTGTGGCGCTGCGGGTATTGGAGATCACAAATACGCCGGCGTTTCTCGATCGTGTGAATGAAGTCGCCGATTTCTACGCACAAACATTACGGGAATTGGTTACGCAGTTTCCGCGATACCTGCACAGTTTCCGCCAGAAAGGCCTGTTCATGGCGCTCGTTTTTCACGACGAGGCGACGAGCATGTCCGCCCTGAAATCGCTATTCGACCACGGCATCTACACGGTGTATGCGGCGAACGACAAACGCGCGATCCAGTTTCTGCCGCCGCTGACCATCACCGATGACGAACGGGTGCGCGGCATGCGCATTCTTCATGACGCACTGATCGCGATGCGGCGACTGAAATACCGCGCTATCCGTGCTATACTCCGCGTGGCTGTCCCCAGAACGGTGTGA
- the rplQ gene encoding 50S ribosomal protein L17 translates to MRHRKAGRALGRSMSHRKATMKNLAIALFTHNAVKTTVAKSKELRMYAEPLITLARTDTVANRRLAFAELRDNTVVKKLFTEIAPAYAERPGGYTRILKMGHRVGDGTQMARIELVGLGEYKAED, encoded by the coding sequence ATGAGGCACCGTAAAGCAGGCCGCGCGCTCGGCCGGAGCATGTCGCACCGCAAGGCCACGATGAAAAACCTTGCGATAGCGCTGTTCACACACAATGCCGTCAAGACGACCGTCGCCAAATCGAAAGAGCTGCGCATGTACGCCGAGCCGCTCATCACCCTGGCGCGGACGGACACCGTGGCCAACCGGCGCCTCGCCTTCGCCGAACTGCGCGACAACACCGTCGTGAAGAAACTCTTCACCGAGATCGCCCCGGCCTACGCCGAGCGCCCCGGTGGCTACACCCGCATCCTCAAGATGGGCCACCGCGTCGGCGACGGCACCCAAATGGCCCGCATCGAACTCGTCGGTCTCGGCGAATACAAGGCCGAAGACTAA
- a CDS encoding MFS transporter, translating to MPGETTIPTAHNRVTSGHYAVLAAAFFGWMFDGYEMGIFPIVASPALQSMVPEGVDVKSFVGQWMGIVTAAFLLGAAAGGWVFGWLGDKVGRVRAMSISIFAYSVLTGLGGFAQEPWHFVIVRFLSGLGMGGEWSLGVALVMEVWPARYRPLMAGIIGAAANFGFLLVGMVSKVHAVTPESWRWMWFLGVLPAVFVFFIRLFVPESKRWQEAVKDQHTTPLREVFGTGHLAYTLLGIVFASVALIGTWGTVQWIPVWIDQWVGKSFPTAKADVGMLAALGAIAGCLTGPLVGGLLGRRPTYFGLCVSSFVVLLFMYRGNLEYGLVLKVTIFAAGFTTAAFYGWLPLFLPELFPTRMRATGQGVCFNTGRVFAAIGALTASQLIAFFDGDYTKMGTVILSVYVLGMLAIWFAPETKGKPLPE from the coding sequence ATGCCAGGGGAAACGACCATACCGACCGCGCACAATCGCGTGACATCGGGCCACTATGCGGTGTTGGCGGCCGCGTTCTTTGGCTGGATGTTCGACGGGTACGAGATGGGCATCTTTCCGATCGTCGCGAGCCCGGCGTTACAGAGTATGGTCCCTGAAGGCGTCGACGTAAAGTCGTTCGTGGGCCAGTGGATGGGGATCGTGACCGCGGCCTTCCTGCTTGGCGCGGCCGCGGGCGGTTGGGTATTCGGATGGCTGGGCGACAAGGTCGGGCGCGTGCGGGCGATGTCGATTAGCATTTTCGCGTACTCGGTCTTGACCGGTCTTGGCGGCTTCGCACAGGAGCCGTGGCACTTCGTTATTGTCCGCTTTCTCAGCGGACTGGGCATGGGCGGCGAATGGTCGTTGGGCGTCGCCCTCGTTATGGAAGTGTGGCCCGCGCGGTATCGTCCGCTGATGGCGGGGATCATCGGCGCCGCGGCAAACTTCGGGTTCCTGCTTGTCGGCATGGTGAGCAAGGTGCACGCCGTTACACCGGAATCGTGGCGGTGGATGTGGTTCCTGGGCGTGCTACCCGCCGTCTTCGTGTTCTTCATTCGGCTCTTCGTGCCGGAGTCCAAACGCTGGCAGGAAGCGGTGAAGGACCAGCACACGACGCCGCTGCGCGAAGTGTTCGGGACGGGCCATCTGGCATACACACTGCTCGGCATTGTGTTTGCCTCGGTCGCGCTAATCGGCACGTGGGGCACGGTGCAATGGATTCCAGTTTGGATAGACCAATGGGTCGGAAAGTCGTTTCCTACGGCGAAGGCGGACGTTGGGATGCTCGCGGCGCTCGGCGCGATCGCCGGTTGCCTTACAGGACCGCTCGTTGGCGGCCTATTGGGGCGGCGCCCGACGTATTTCGGTCTGTGCGTTTCTTCGTTTGTCGTGTTGTTGTTCATGTACCGCGGCAATCTCGAATACGGGCTGGTGCTCAAGGTCACGATATTCGCGGCCGGCTTCACGACGGCGGCATTTTACGGTTGGTTGCCGCTCTTTCTGCCCGAGCTGTTCCCCACGCGCATGCGCGCGACCGGTCAGGGCGTGTGCTTCAACACCGGACGTGTATTCGCCGCGATTGGCGCCCTGACGGCAAGCCAGTTGATTGCGTTCTTCGACGGCGACTACACAAAGATGGGGACCGTAATCTTGTCCGTTTACGTACTGGGGATGCTCGCCATATGGTTTGCACCGGAAACAAAAGGCAAACCGCTGCCGGAATGA
- the rplL gene encoding 50S ribosomal protein L7/L12: MSKVQEIVDKVAELSVLECSELVKALEEKFGVTAAAPMMMGGMMPMAGGAGSAEAAAEEAPTSFDVILAEVGANKINVIKEVRAVTGLGLKEAKDLVDGAPKPIKEGVSDEEAKDIKAKVEAAGAKVEVKGK; this comes from the coding sequence ATGTCGAAGGTACAGGAAATTGTCGATAAAGTCGCCGAGTTGTCGGTGCTCGAGTGCAGCGAATTGGTGAAGGCGCTCGAAGAGAAGTTCGGTGTGACGGCCGCGGCCCCCATGATGATGGGCGGCATGATGCCGATGGCCGGCGGCGCGGGCAGTGCCGAGGCTGCCGCGGAAGAAGCGCCCACGTCGTTTGACGTGATCCTCGCCGAGGTCGGCGCGAATAAGATCAACGTGATCAAGGAAGTCCGCGCGGTCACCGGCCTCGGCCTCAAGGAAGCCAAGGACCTCGTCGACGGTGCGCCGAAACCGATCAAGGAAGGCGTGTCCGACGAAGAAGCGAAGGACATCAAGGCGAAGGTCGAAGCGGCCGGCGCCAAGGTCGAAGTCAAGGGCAAGTAA